One segment of Nitrospirota bacterium DNA contains the following:
- a CDS encoding outer membrane lipoprotein-sorting protein: MRFFILLLIMLLPVETFALDATDIMKKSQEAFLYQGKDFKARVMMKLISKGGQERVREMTMLRKNYGASGGEQKYFMYFFQPADVKDMTFMVYKFPAKDDDRWLFIPAINMVRRIAAQDKSSSFVGSDFTYEDISGRDIEDDTHSIAKEEKIGARDCYVIKSAPKAQDADYSYKLSWIDKVNFLPLKEEYYDKKGELNRVFTADEVKDVKGFPTVTKRAMKNLLSGHRTEVTFTKTDYNIGVEDSLFSERFLKQPPKKWVE, translated from the coding sequence ATGAGATTTTTCATTTTGTTACTTATAATGCTATTGCCTGTTGAGACATTCGCTCTTGATGCCACTGATATTATGAAGAAATCTCAGGAAGCTTTTCTTTATCAGGGCAAAGACTTTAAGGCTCGGGTAATGATGAAATTAATTAGCAAGGGTGGTCAGGAGAGGGTAAGGGAAATGACAATGCTGAGAAAAAATTACGGCGCATCAGGAGGCGAGCAAAAATATTTCATGTATTTCTTTCAGCCTGCCGACGTAAAAGATATGACGTTTATGGTTTATAAATTTCCTGCAAAAGATGATGACAGGTGGCTGTTTATACCGGCAATTAACATGGTTCGCCGGATTGCGGCGCAGGATAAGAGTTCAAGCTTTGTCGGCTCTGATTTTACATACGAAGACATATCCGGAAGGGATATTGAGGATGATACGCACAGCATTGCAAAGGAAGAAAAAATAGGCGCAAGGGACTGCTATGTGATAAAAAGCGCTCCAAAGGCTCAGGATGCTGATTACAGTTACAAACTCTCATGGATTGATAAAGTCAATTTCCTGCCGTTAAAAGAAGAGTATTATGACAAGAAGGGCGAGTTAAACAGGGTTTTTACTGCAGATGAAGTTAAAGATGTGAAGGGTTTTCCAACGGTTACAAAAAGGGCAATGAAAAATCTTCTGAGCGGACACAGGACAGAGGTAACATTCACAAAGACGGATTACAACATCGGCGTTGAGGACAGCCTTTTCAGCGAGCGATTCCTCAAACAACCACCCAAGAAGTGGGTGGAATGA
- a CDS encoding YeeE/YedE family protein, whose protein sequence is MKRIFTKPWSFVWGGFLVGLAEVIYFLKYETPIPITTGLAKMFGSIEENITKTNYITRLYDADIHWIIIGILVGAFLVTILEREHKAWAKYPFSIAALSFLGGATFGLGTRIAQGCTTWHYLGGIAAMSLTSLVVAMVSIPFAFLAFLFMAKLNVAGFMKHHETHATVKHCVELEYPTESLCYDPEYKPYKDPLRIVLTAFLFLLLISTFWTAFKGETSNSIGRLPWTEISLKTLVGFLLGFGIAKTGFGTECAVMAPHSLHMPKNFFDTMKVAKITQTMFTGLMPFTALLIAILMLNITILITWIFFGWDIPVVVEAGKYKWGFHWGHLIGGPLLGIGAVLMIGCEIRSYARTAMGYLTGLAALPGFFFGYLPFTLYREKFEELFFAKGIIEERNILELLPDIPYIQYGFAVLYTGILAALLIWAIKKGSQTIKITPKEYITHSTDEIFLKGLQKKT, encoded by the coding sequence ATGAAGAGAATATTTACAAAACCATGGTCTTTTGTATGGGGCGGATTTTTAGTTGGTCTTGCAGAGGTAATTTATTTCCTTAAATATGAGACGCCGATACCGATAACCACAGGACTTGCAAAGATGTTTGGTTCAATTGAGGAAAATATTACAAAGACTAATTATATCACCAGGCTCTATGATGCAGATATCCATTGGATTATAATCGGCATTTTAGTCGGCGCATTCCTTGTAACAATCCTTGAGAGGGAACATAAGGCCTGGGCCAAATATCCCTTTAGTATTGCGGCGCTCTCATTTTTAGGCGGGGCAACTTTTGGGCTTGGCACAAGGATTGCGCAGGGATGCACTACATGGCACTATTTGGGCGGAATTGCGGCTATGAGCCTTACATCTTTAGTTGTGGCAATGGTGAGCATTCCATTTGCATTTCTTGCGTTTCTGTTTATGGCAAAACTTAATGTTGCCGGTTTTATGAAACACCATGAGACACACGCAACTGTCAAGCACTGTGTTGAACTTGAATATCCAACTGAAAGTTTATGTTATGACCCTGAATATAAACCATATAAGGATCCTTTAAGAATAGTCCTGACAGCATTCTTATTTCTATTATTAATATCAACTTTTTGGACGGCATTCAAAGGAGAGACATCTAACAGTATTGGACGACTGCCATGGACAGAAATATCTCTTAAGACGTTGGTTGGATTTTTACTTGGTTTTGGCATTGCAAAAACAGGGTTTGGAACAGAATGCGCTGTTATGGCGCCTCATTCCCTTCATATGCCAAAAAATTTTTTTGATACTATGAAGGTGGCAAAGATAACACAAACAATGTTTACAGGACTCATGCCCTTTACAGCATTGCTTATAGCTATCCTCATGCTAAATATAACGATACTTATTACTTGGATATTCTTTGGCTGGGATATTCCGGTTGTTGTAGAGGCTGGCAAGTATAAGTGGGGGTTTCATTGGGGACATCTTATTGGAGGGCCTCTCCTCGGCATAGGCGCTGTGCTTATGATAGGCTGTGAAATAAGATCATATGCAAGAACAGCTATGGGATACCTTACTGGCTTGGCGGCCCTCCCGGGGTTTTTCTTTGGATATCTGCCATTTACGCTTTATAGGGAAAAATTTGAGGAGTTATTTTTTGCCAAAGGAATTATTGAAGAAAGAAATATCCTTGAACTTTTACCTGATATTCCCTATATTCAATATGGGTTTGCAGTTCTTTATACAGGAATTCTTGCAGCGCTTCTCATATGGGCAATAAAAAAGGGTTCTCAGACAATAAAAATAACCCCTAAGGAATATATTACTCATTCAACAGACGAGATATTTCTCAAAGGGCTTCAGAAAAAAACATAG
- a CDS encoding rhodanese-like domain-containing protein, with protein MKIIKILLCLVFVIAIAFPTYADDLELVKKIDTVVSQGPENGNYFVGANDVYMWLKMKKTDFLAVDVRIGENALNVYKAAHIPGAIYIPYNEIFKPENLQKLPKDKKIIFVCHMGASEALLIVPMRMLGYDAYGMLLGMAGWQKDYPAAEYVQGLIDAPKTKNYPLESGKSEKETK; from the coding sequence ATGAAAATAATCAAAATCTTACTCTGTCTGGTTTTTGTGATAGCAATAGCATTTCCAACCTATGCTGATGACTTAGAATTAGTCAAAAAAATAGACACAGTAGTAAGCCAGGGACCAGAGAATGGAAACTATTTTGTAGGGGCAAATGATGTTTATATGTGGTTGAAGATGAAAAAGACTGATTTTTTAGCGGTTGATGTCAGGATTGGCGAAAATGCCCTTAATGTATACAAGGCAGCGCATATTCCTGGAGCTATATATATCCCGTACAACGAGATATTTAAGCCCGAAAACCTCCAGAAACTTCCAAAAGATAAGAAAATAATTTTTGTATGCCACATGGGTGCAAGTGAGGCGTTACTTATAGTGCCTATGAGAATGCTCGGATATGATGCATATGGGATGCTTTTAGGAATGGCTGGCTGGCAGAAGGATTACCCTGCTGCTGAGTATGTGCAGGGATTAATAGATGCTCCAAAGACAAAGAATTATCCACTGGAAAGTGGAAAAAGTGAAAAAGAAACTAAATAA
- a CDS encoding sulfurtransferase encodes MNSQQTIKGVIIGGVAVILGFLVVYSQTGIPEGSKEQTHQAAAAGYGGAGSPRTPLLEYVGSPATPEEEKTLKKMNLYLLTQPEELEKSLGMWIVVDCRPKDLYDEGHIPTAIHLGETCNDFFRDDLEIKGITDRSQEPGERKQEAAAPGYGSAPGYAPAAGYGGTVSPKTTVMNSGTRSGLLKDLALGQVENLEKKLGRIGITRDKTLVFYDQRENSDEAGRGRYYGIFSGYVFVPFWYMEYLGHKDVRVLDGGIGIWTAGGKPLEQKTNKLTPVQFKADVVKSRLATTEEVLKIAKKEEDAQLIDSRTIAEYLGESPTPPGHFLADKIKRAGRIPNTIRNVPHFYQFIDPQTAKLRPIYQLQRLYGGLDKDKRTVLYCYIANRISFSYFVLRLLGFKDPAIYHDSWIVWGNDETLPVETGKKVAD; translated from the coding sequence ATGAATTCTCAGCAGACAATAAAAGGAGTAATAATAGGGGGAGTTGCAGTTATTCTCGGGTTCTTAGTGGTTTACAGCCAGACAGGCATACCCGAAGGGTCAAAGGAACAAACACATCAAGCTGCCGCTGCCGGGTATGGCGGCGCAGGTAGTCCAAGAACACCACTTCTTGAGTATGTAGGCTCACCTGCCACGCCAGAGGAGGAAAAGACACTGAAAAAGATGAACCTGTACCTGCTGACACAACCTGAAGAATTAGAAAAGAGCCTCGGTATGTGGATAGTGGTTGATTGCCGTCCAAAAGATTTATATGATGAAGGCCATATCCCTACGGCAATACATCTCGGTGAAACCTGCAACGATTTTTTCAGAGATGATCTGGAAATAAAAGGAATAACGGACAGGTCTCAGGAGCCAGGGGAGAGAAAGCAGGAGGCGGCTGCGCCTGGTTATGGAAGCGCGCCTGGCTATGCACCTGCAGCAGGATACGGAGGGACAGTTAGTCCGAAGACAACCGTGATGAATTCCGGGACCAGAAGCGGGTTGTTAAAAGATTTAGCGCTGGGACAAGTGGAAAATCTTGAGAAAAAGCTTGGCAGGATTGGAATCACCCGCGATAAAACACTTGTATTTTACGATCAAAGGGAAAATTCGGATGAAGCTGGAAGGGGCAGATATTACGGCATCTTTTCAGGGTATGTTTTTGTTCCGTTCTGGTATATGGAGTATTTAGGGCATAAGGATGTCCGTGTGCTTGACGGCGGCATTGGAATATGGACAGCGGGGGGCAAGCCGCTGGAGCAGAAGACGAATAAGCTTACACCGGTGCAGTTTAAAGCGGATGTGGTAAAAAGCAGGCTTGCAACTACTGAGGAAGTTCTGAAAATAGCAAAGAAAGAAGAAGACGCCCAGCTCATTGACAGCAGGACCATAGCCGAATATCTGGGGGAATCTCCGACCCCTCCGGGACATTTTTTAGCTGATAAGATAAAGAGGGCGGGCCGTATACCAAATACAATACGGAATGTCCCACATTTTTATCAATTTATAGACCCGCAGACTGCTAAACTCAGGCCGATATACCAGCTTCAAAGACTTTACGGTGGTTTGGACAAAGACAAGAGGACGGTGCTTTATTGTTACATAGCAAACCGTATTTCGTTCTCTTACTTTGTGCTCAGGCTGCTTGGCTTCAAAGACCCTGCTATTTACCATGATAGCTGGATTGTCTGGGGCAATGACGAGACCCTGCCTGTTGAGACAGGCAAGAAAGTCGCAGATTAA
- a CDS encoding MMPL family transporter has protein sequence MKKFSLVEFSVAHPKLVVFLTIIITAAFMTQFPKVKTDTNPKNMLPKTSDVRVWNDEVDSAFGLYEDMIVVGITNENGVVNPETLEKIKAITDAITRIKGVASRDVNSFPTITNVTAEEGLLRVAPLMSDIPKEGEGLRAFQKNLFKNPLFLNRIISADGKTTAIYVPLEKGANGKEIADRIREILRKQNGGEKYYVAGDPVARDTFGAEMFKLMAVFAPIAGMVMLAVRYFMFRDLFLSVTLMMDAMISIVWSMGLLIALGFPVHIMSSMAPVFLMAIATDSIHIFNEFYFRYNEKKDKKTAIIETMKAVGRPVRYTALATAAGFAVLLFMNIVPVKVFGGLIAFGTVVLRILSFSFIPAMFTFVKEKNIEKASHGEDITAGWTSGFLRNLAGFGTHKPRATVTIGIIFFVISVIGISRIVVNNNMVDWFKKDSEIRIADREINNALGGTSLGYVVAVSEEEEFIKNPETMRYLEGLQRHIEKLPEVGKTFSAADYVKRINLVIHDNDSKYDAVPDTKEAIGQYLFLFGMSAKPSDLDNVVDTAFKKANIWVQLKTWDAGAMKDVMNAVDEYKKMYPIHMELKPAGIAYFNLVWNHEVLWDMVRGFILALIVVFVILVLNFRSVKWAVVSYVPLVFTVIFIYGVIGFSGKRFDMPISVLSCLSLGMAVDFAIHFISRFKRRFAEIQQSVNNSRQQSPYAKDYCPPAALVIDALLWTAARPGKGIMRNAVLFAASFAVMIFAPLTPYITVGAFIVSMMLLSAVMTIVFLPALIMLTKCWLFKGGDK, from the coding sequence ATGAAAAAATTTTCCCTTGTTGAATTCTCTGTTGCACATCCTAAGCTGGTTGTATTCCTGACCATTATTATCACTGCTGCTTTTATGACCCAGTTCCCAAAAGTTAAGACAGATACCAATCCCAAAAACATGCTCCCTAAAACATCTGATGTAAGGGTCTGGAATGATGAAGTTGACAGCGCCTTTGGACTGTATGAAGACATGATTGTTGTGGGTATTACTAATGAAAACGGGGTTGTCAATCCTGAAACACTAGAAAAGATTAAGGCGATAACAGATGCGATAACGCGTATTAAGGGCGTTGCCTCAAGGGATGTGAACAGCTTTCCTACAATTACCAACGTGACCGCAGAGGAGGGCCTTTTAAGGGTGGCTCCTCTAATGTCTGATATCCCGAAAGAAGGTGAAGGGCTAAGGGCATTTCAGAAAAATTTATTTAAAAACCCGCTGTTTTTAAACCGCATTATCTCGGCAGACGGAAAGACAACGGCGATTTATGTTCCGCTTGAAAAAGGAGCCAATGGCAAAGAAATAGCGGACCGCATAAGGGAAATATTAAGGAAACAAAACGGCGGCGAAAAATACTATGTGGCAGGGGACCCTGTTGCAAGGGATACCTTCGGCGCCGAGATGTTCAAGCTAATGGCAGTCTTTGCCCCAATCGCAGGAATGGTCATGCTCGCTGTCAGATATTTTATGTTCAGGGACCTTTTCCTTTCTGTCACGCTTATGATGGACGCCATGATAAGTATTGTCTGGAGCATGGGTCTTTTGATAGCTCTCGGGTTTCCTGTCCATATCATGAGCTCCATGGCGCCTGTATTTCTGATGGCGATTGCCACAGACAGCATCCATATTTTTAATGAATTTTACTTCCGCTACAATGAGAAGAAAGACAAGAAGACTGCAATCATAGAGACGATGAAAGCTGTAGGCCGTCCTGTGCGCTATACGGCGCTGGCAACCGCCGCGGGGTTTGCCGTGCTTTTATTTATGAACATTGTCCCGGTCAAAGTTTTCGGCGGGCTCATTGCATTCGGCACTGTGGTTTTAAGGATTTTGAGTTTCAGCTTTATACCGGCGATGTTTACCTTTGTCAAAGAAAAAAATATAGAGAAGGCATCGCATGGCGAAGATATTACCGCCGGCTGGACATCCGGATTTCTGAGGAACCTTGCCGGATTCGGGACGCATAAACCGAGAGCAACAGTCACGATAGGCATTATATTTTTTGTTATATCCGTTATCGGAATATCAAGAATTGTGGTGAATAACAATATGGTGGACTGGTTCAAGAAGGACAGCGAAATACGCATTGCGGACAGGGAAATAAATAACGCGCTTGGAGGCACATCTCTCGGTTATGTTGTGGCTGTTTCTGAGGAAGAAGAGTTTATCAAGAATCCGGAGACTATGAGATATTTAGAAGGACTGCAGAGGCACATTGAAAAACTCCCTGAGGTTGGAAAGACATTTTCGGCAGCCGATTATGTAAAGAGGATAAATCTTGTTATTCATGACAATGACAGTAAATACGACGCAGTCCCTGATACAAAAGAAGCGATAGGGCAATATCTCTTTTTATTCGGCATGTCGGCAAAACCGTCTGATTTGGACAATGTAGTGGATACTGCATTTAAGAAGGCAAACATATGGGTACAGCTTAAGACATGGGATGCCGGTGCAATGAAGGATGTGATGAATGCGGTTGACGAATACAAAAAGATGTATCCGATTCATATGGAACTAAAACCTGCTGGAATTGCTTATTTTAATCTTGTATGGAATCATGAGGTCCTGTGGGATATGGTTAGAGGTTTTATCCTTGCCCTGATTGTTGTGTTTGTGATACTTGTCTTGAATTTCCGTTCGGTCAAATGGGCGGTGGTAAGCTATGTGCCGCTGGTATTTACCGTTATCTTTATTTACGGAGTTATAGGGTTTTCGGGCAAGAGATTTGATATGCCCATATCTGTGCTTTCCTGTCTCAGTCTTGGCATGGCAGTTGACTTTGCAATTCATTTTATAAGCAGGTTTAAGCGGAGGTTTGCCGAGATTCAACAATCAGTAAATAATAGCCGGCAGCAGAGCCCGTACGCTAAGGACTATTGTCCGCCGGCTGCTTTAGTGATTGACGCGTTACTCTGGACTGCGGCAAGGCCTGGCAAGGGAATAATGCGTAATGCGGTTCTCTTTGCAGCATCTTTTGCTGTGATGATATTTGCCCCGCTTACGCCGTATATTACCGTCGGCGCATTTATCGTCAGCATGATGCTGCTGAGTGCAGTGATGACAATAGTTTTCCTGCCGGCGCTGATAATGCTTACGAAATGCTGGCTGTTTAAGGGAGGTGATAAGTAA
- a CDS encoding winged helix-turn-helix transcriptional regulator, which translates to MNKKISEIHADICKTLGNSKRIEILNALGNRELSVSQLVAVLGIAPANVSQHLAVMRQKGILTSQRNGNNIFYKISNPKVIKACSLMREVLLERFKEGGRIARRLSGK; encoded by the coding sequence ATGAACAAAAAAATCTCAGAGATACACGCCGACATATGTAAAACACTGGGAAATTCCAAAAGGATTGAAATCCTTAACGCTCTCGGAAACAGAGAATTAAGCGTCAGTCAGCTTGTAGCTGTGCTCGGTATAGCTCCGGCAAACGTCTCACAGCACCTTGCCGTTATGAGACAGAAAGGCATTCTGACGTCACAGAGGAACGGGAACAACATTTTTTATAAAATTTCCAATCCTAAGGTGATAAAGGCCTGCAGCCTTATGAGAGAGGTGCTGCTTGAGAGGTTTAAGGAAGGAGGCAGGATAGCAAGGAGATTGTCCGGCAAGTAA
- a CDS encoding DsrE/DsrF/DrsH-like family protein, producing the protein MEKITKNVSVMCFHDELCQVYNALMTAYSLLKEGSKVTIFFGSRGVNALHKDKVNKLVCMPDQPKEESDAVMKRMEDMNLPTAEDLLFMLYKEGARLLACPLNVPLFNMKEEDFVDGVEIASPATYYKDIVIKADMNLTF; encoded by the coding sequence ATGGAAAAAATAACTAAAAACGTTTCGGTGATGTGTTTTCATGACGAGTTGTGTCAGGTCTATAATGCGCTTATGACCGCATACAGTCTCTTGAAAGAGGGGTCTAAGGTCACAATCTTTTTTGGGTCGCGCGGGGTCAACGCCCTTCATAAGGACAAGGTAAATAAACTTGTTTGCATGCCGGACCAGCCCAAAGAAGAAAGCGATGCCGTTATGAAGAGGATGGAGGATATGAACCTCCCGACGGCGGAAGATTTACTTTTCATGCTCTACAAGGAGGGAGCGAGGCTGCTTGCCTGTCCCTTGAATGTGCCGCTGTTTAATATGAAGGAAGAAGATTTTGTTGACGGTGTTGAAATAGCCAGTCCGGCTACGTATTATAAGGATATAGTTATTAAGGCGGATATGAATTTGACGTTTTAA
- a CDS encoding sulfite exporter TauE/SafE family protein, whose amino-acid sequence MDIPFLITLVLLGLGGGFLSGLLGLGGAIFMIPLLLYVPPLLGVGLLDMKEVAAVSMVQVLSASLSGLIVHHKNRFVSKSILLYMGLCNAVGNLAGSLLSKYTKSTFLLAVFATMAVIAAIVMFIPRREQGENILPEDVKYNKLHASLISLAIGTFGGMVGAPGAFIYIPAMIYFLNIPTRIVIGSMLGVVFMGAVTGTIGKLATGQIIWPYAIALVIGTVPGAQIGGNISKKVNTKHLRMIIAIIIAITGLRMWCQVLTGQ is encoded by the coding sequence ATGGATATACCATTTTTAATTACACTCGTTCTTCTCGGACTCGGCGGCGGTTTCCTGTCAGGACTGCTCGGGCTTGGAGGCGCTATTTTCATGATACCGCTTCTGCTTTATGTCCCGCCGCTTTTAGGCGTCGGACTTCTGGATATGAAAGAGGTGGCTGCCGTAAGCATGGTGCAGGTTCTTTCCGCATCTTTGTCCGGGCTGATTGTTCATCACAAAAACCGTTTTGTCAGCAAATCCATTCTTTTGTATATGGGGCTCTGCAATGCCGTTGGAAACCTTGCAGGCTCCCTGCTTTCAAAATACACAAAAAGCACTTTCCTTTTAGCCGTATTTGCGACAATGGCTGTTATTGCGGCGATAGTCATGTTTATCCCGAGACGTGAGCAGGGTGAGAACATTTTGCCAGAGGATGTTAAATATAACAAGCTTCATGCTTCATTGATAAGCCTTGCAATAGGTACATTCGGAGGCATGGTCGGAGCGCCAGGCGCATTCATCTATATCCCTGCTATGATATATTTTCTGAATATTCCAACCCGCATTGTAATAGGCAGTATGCTCGGGGTTGTGTTCATGGGCGCTGTTACAGGCACTATCGGCAAACTTGCAACCGGGCAGATAATCTGGCCCTATGCGATAGCCCTTGTGATTGGCACGGTTCCCGGGGCTCAGATCGGAGGAAACATAAGCAAAAAGGTCAATACCAAGCACCTCAGGATGATTATTGCAATAATTATTGCAATCACAGGGCTGAGGATGTGGTGTCAGGTATTGACAGGACAATAA
- a CDS encoding winged helix-turn-helix transcriptional regulator, with translation MEKSQKIEALKAIAHPVRIAILEELQNGVKCVSDFTTFLSAKGGSAFGREISQPNVSQHLAALRHAGLIDYYVDGRLRCYFLINPIIPDLIELLKKDYPDELPRPKCCPITKKGTYPGNRKR, from the coding sequence ATGGAAAAATCACAAAAAATTGAGGCGCTTAAAGCTATTGCGCATCCGGTGAGAATAGCCATACTTGAGGAACTTCAGAACGGCGTGAAGTGCGTCAGTGATTTTACAACATTCCTTTCCGCCAAAGGCGGATCTGCATTTGGCAGAGAAATCAGCCAGCCGAATGTTTCACAGCACCTTGCGGCATTAAGACATGCCGGACTTATTGATTATTATGTTGACGGAAGATTGAGGTGCTACTTTTTAATAAATCCGATAATACCAGATTTAATTGAACTGCTCAAAAAAGATTATCCCGATGAATTGCCAAGACCTAAATGCTGTCCGATAACAAAAAAGGGGACTTATCCCGGTAACCGTAAAAGATAA
- a CDS encoding cadherin repeat domain-containing protein, which yields MKRKLLIVLTVILSLTIFAEYNWAATLLPWVRFSGSYNTTAGIGTGSLTLNASVSEMDYQNGNVWKANVSGIETIYGAKIVLSGAVRTGNYSFNGDPSNPDDVTLSIVSSDGYVYFTSTLADSVFTQQGLYFVWLNQWLNTNDLATLNLHNVVLRPNGDDGAHPSRYISELAAYLGSTNVSGMKMQLYVPPSGNFTTNSSGPITFGLIDGLQSLNTPPAANAGPDVTISTNQVAATAINGTVTDADAAYTLTCRWTEIDESGNVLSVLQDWTPVGIDSLCSLNLSALSLGLGTHILNLDANDGEVTSSDNMTLIINNTAPHANAGNDIIITSEEVAATTIQGAATDFDGNTLLQCRWIEGTAVLQDWTLAGINGECPLSLGALSLGLGVHTLTLEATDSQATSSDDMILTINNTPPIANAGENITVTSDQIAVTAIQGTATDFDGDAITCRWTETDGAGNVLTVLQDWTPAGLNGECSLSLSTFSFGLGAHTLSFEANDGLATSSNIMILTINNSLPHAAPGGAGVYVINTPVILPGDASDFDGDMLYYEWAEGTNVLCSGSIQSVAGGTAVLLPDCVVSNLSLGMHTISLKISDGFNQQDIKYITVQIIDNIAPTIKPVANKYILWPPNHIMVNIAIAANATDNSGCPVTLNTTVTSNEPQYGLGSGDTGPDWTEPVIDQTTGIIYLQLRAERSGRGKGRVYTITITATDCSGNTSTAKVKVRVPHDQDNDDRKREDRDERDRDDRHDRKDCKDDRDD from the coding sequence ATGAAACGAAAATTGCTTATTGTATTAACCGTTATTTTGTCTCTGACGATTTTTGCAGAGTACAATTGGGCGGCTACCCTGCTTCCATGGGTGCGTTTTAGCGGCAGTTATAACACTACCGCTGGAATTGGAACGGGTTCATTGACCCTTAATGCATCTGTAAGTGAAATGGATTATCAAAACGGAAATGTTTGGAAAGCTAATGTTTCCGGCATTGAAACTATTTATGGCGCAAAAATAGTGCTTTCCGGAGCGGTCAGGACCGGAAATTATAGTTTCAATGGCGACCCGTCTAACCCGGATGATGTCACTCTTTCAATTGTTTCATCCGATGGTTATGTTTATTTTACTTCCACATTAGCTGATAGTGTATTTACACAGCAAGGCCTGTATTTTGTCTGGTTAAATCAATGGCTGAATACCAATGACCTTGCCACCCTCAATTTACACAATGTAGTCTTGCGCCCGAATGGAGATGACGGCGCGCATCCTTCAAGGTATATCTCCGAGCTGGCGGCTTATCTGGGTTCTACAAATGTCAGCGGAATGAAGATGCAATTATATGTCCCCCCCTCAGGAAATTTTACAACAAACAGTTCAGGCCCGATTACATTTGGTTTGATAGACGGTCTTCAGTCGCTAAACACCCCGCCTGCCGCCAATGCCGGACCGGACGTGACTATTTCAACCAATCAAGTTGCAGCAACTGCGATTAACGGTACTGTGACCGATGCGGATGCTGCTTATACGCTTACATGCCGCTGGACAGAAATAGATGAATCAGGAAATGTTTTAAGTGTTTTACAGGACTGGACCCCTGTTGGGATAGACAGTTTATGCTCTCTGAATTTAAGCGCTCTTTCACTTGGACTGGGAACACATATTCTGAACCTTGATGCAAACGACGGGGAAGTAACATCATCAGACAATATGACATTAATAATAAACAACACTGCCCCCCACGCCAATGCCGGTAATGATATTATTATTACAAGTGAAGAAGTTGCCGCAACAACGATTCAGGGCGCTGCAACGGATTTTGACGGCAACACGCTCCTCCAATGCCGCTGGATAGAAGGAACAGCCGTTTTACAGGACTGGACCCTTGCCGGGATAAATGGTGAATGTCCTCTGAGTTTAGGCGCTCTTTCACTCGGCTTAGGGGTGCATACCCTGACCTTAGAAGCGACTGATAGTCAGGCAACATCATCTGATGATATGATATTGACAATAAACAACACACCGCCGATTGCCAATGCCGGAGAAAATATTACCGTTACAAGCGATCAAATTGCCGTAACTGCAATTCAAGGCACTGCCACAGATTTTGACGGCGATGCGATTACATGCCGGTGGACCGAGACAGATGGAGCCGGGAATGTATTGACTGTCCTGCAGGATTGGACCCCTGCTGGGCTAAACGGTGAATGTTCTCTGAGTTTAAGCACTTTTTCATTCGGCTTGGGGGCGCATACCTTGTCCTTTGAAGCAAACGACGGACTGGCCACATCTTCAAATATAATGATATTGACAATAAACAATTCCTTGCCTCATGCGGCCCCCGGCGGAGCCGGAGTTTATGTTATTAACACTCCTGTAATACTGCCCGGTGATGCTTCTGATTTTGACGGCGACATGCTGTATTACGAATGGGCCGAAGGAACAAATGTATTATGCTCCGGAAGTATTCAGTCAGTTGCAGGCGGAACTGCTGTCCTGCTTCCTGATTGTGTTGTATCAAACCTGAGCCTTGGTATGCACACAATCAGTCTTAAAATCTCTGATGGATTTAATCAGCAGGATATAAAGTATATTACAGTACAAATAATTGATAACATAGCTCCGACAATTAAACCTGTTGCAAATAAATATATCCTCTGGCCGCCAAATCATATAATGGTGAATATCGCTATTGCAGCAAATGCGACCGACAACAGCGGCTGTCCCGTTACTTTAAACACAACCGTCACAAGCAATGAACCTCAATATGGTTTAGGCAGCGGAGATACAGGACCTGACTGGACTGAACCGGTGATAGATCAGACCACAGGAATAATATACCTGCAACTGCGCGCTGAACGTTCAGGTCGTGGTAAGGGAAGAGTTTACACCATAACAATTACGGCAACGGATTGTTCAGGTAATACCAGTACTGCAAAGGTGAAAGTCCGTGTTCCTCACGATCAGGATAATGACGACAGGAAGAGAGAGGACCGGGATGAGCGGGACAGAGATGACAGACATGATAGGAAAGATTGCAAAGACGATAGAGATGATTAA